One genomic segment of Nocardioides cavernaquae includes these proteins:
- a CDS encoding SDR family oxidoreductase: MSAPVYLVLGAGPGLGLATARRFATAGYTAVLAGRTAEETEPLAQTLRDEGFAADAIGVDLLSEESVRSAVHGVVEKQGRVDVLHFNPSAWREKSPLELTVAELLEDVTLGTGALLPALQAAAPAMGEGARVLVTGSAAADTPYAGAASLGVQKAAVRNLVRSIDATMKDRGVRAVAMQINGALKKEGTFGPEAIADALFAAATRSDEGWTTDVPYPRARVVAI, translated from the coding sequence ATGAGTGCACCCGTCTACCTCGTCCTCGGCGCTGGCCCCGGGCTCGGTCTCGCCACCGCCCGCCGCTTCGCCACCGCCGGATACACCGCGGTCCTTGCCGGGCGCACTGCCGAGGAGACCGAGCCGCTCGCGCAGACCCTGCGTGATGAGGGCTTCGCCGCGGACGCGATCGGCGTCGACCTGCTGAGCGAGGAGTCGGTCCGCTCCGCGGTGCACGGCGTGGTCGAGAAGCAGGGCCGTGTGGATGTCCTCCACTTCAACCCGAGCGCGTGGCGCGAGAAGAGCCCGCTCGAGCTCACCGTCGCCGAGCTGCTCGAGGACGTCACGCTCGGCACGGGCGCGCTGCTTCCCGCGCTCCAGGCCGCTGCGCCTGCGATGGGCGAGGGCGCGCGCGTGCTGGTCACGGGCAGCGCTGCCGCGGACACGCCGTACGCCGGCGCCGCGTCGCTCGGCGTACAGAAGGCGGCCGTGCGCAATCTCGTCCGGAGCATCGACGCGACGATGAAGGACCGTGGCGTTCGGGCGGTCGCGATGCAGATCAACGGCGCGCTGAAGAAGGAAGGGACGTTCGGTCCCGAGGCGATCGCCGACGCACTCTTCGCTGCCGCTACCCGCTCCGACGAGGGCTGGACGACCGACGTCCCCTACCCGCGGGCCCGCGTCGTCGCCATCTGA
- a CDS encoding inorganic diphosphatase, giving the protein MEFEVLVEIPKGSRNKYEVDHETGKIYLDRMLFTSTAYPEDYGYVVDTLGEDGDPLDALVILDVPTFPGCHIPCRAIGMFRMTDEAGGDDKLLCVPSHDPRMAHLQDIGDVSEFDLLEIKHFFEVYKDLEPGKSVEGADWVGREEAEKEILRSIERAKAAGH; this is encoded by the coding sequence CTGGAGTTCGAGGTTCTCGTCGAGATCCCCAAGGGTTCGCGGAACAAGTATGAGGTCGACCACGAGACCGGAAAGATCTACCTCGACCGGATGCTGTTCACCTCCACGGCCTACCCGGAGGACTACGGCTACGTCGTGGACACCCTCGGCGAGGACGGCGACCCGCTGGACGCGCTGGTCATCCTGGATGTCCCGACCTTCCCGGGTTGCCACATCCCGTGCCGCGCGATCGGCATGTTCCGCATGACCGATGAGGCCGGCGGCGACGACAAGCTGCTCTGCGTCCCGTCGCACGACCCGCGCATGGCGCACCTGCAGGACATCGGCGACGTGTCCGAGTTCGACCTGCTCGAGATCAAGCACTTCTTCGAGGTCTACAAGGACCTCGAGCCGGGCAAGTCGGTCGAGGGTGCTGACTGGGTCGGTCGCGAAGAGGCCGAGAAGGAGATCCTCCGGTCGATCGAGCGCGCCAAGGCCGCCGGTCACTGA
- the dacB gene encoding D-alanyl-D-alanine carboxypeptidase/D-alanyl-D-alanine-endopeptidase, with amino-acid sequence MPRDDSDHSRRLSRTGAWGPVLLVLVVLLGAFGSFQYDVPRRLGWGERAGAPEAIAPPAGLDLPSFAAPSPVADPLVPTTADPAAIKAVLSPVLRDRHLGRHVVAAVADATGRIIFRGGTAGGSPAATPASTIKLVTAVAALEEMGPDHTFRTKVVSGAPGQLVLVGGGDPYLAAKPVAPDDHTPAPADLRTLAASTAAALRTAGTTTVSLGYDDSLFTGPRLHPSWPASNTAEGVVAPITALWADQGAQPDGTGVVEDPSLRAAQVFAQALKRSGIRVTGAPRRTQAPAGATEVAGVDSARLDEIVANVIAISDNDGAEVLAHHVGIAEGFGGSYKGGVQGVGAVISRLGHPFQPGDVVLDGSGLSHDNRLTADTLLGMLALGADPARPELRTVVTALPVAGFTGSLAERYEKGPVGGRGRVAAKTGTLLGVHSLAGVATPQDGATLFFVFLADEVPLEDTLAARDALDVLSSTLGACICS; translated from the coding sequence GTGCCCCGAGATGACTCAGATCACTCGCGTCGCCTGTCCCGCACTGGGGCGTGGGGTCCGGTCCTGCTCGTTCTCGTCGTGCTCTTGGGCGCCTTCGGCTCCTTCCAGTACGACGTCCCGCGCCGCCTCGGATGGGGCGAGCGCGCGGGTGCTCCCGAGGCCATCGCACCTCCTGCGGGCCTCGACCTGCCGTCCTTCGCAGCCCCTTCGCCTGTCGCAGATCCACTGGTCCCCACGACCGCCGATCCCGCGGCGATCAAGGCCGTGCTGTCGCCCGTCCTGCGTGACCGCCACCTCGGACGTCACGTCGTGGCCGCAGTCGCGGACGCCACCGGTCGCATCATCTTCCGCGGCGGCACGGCTGGCGGGAGCCCGGCGGCGACGCCGGCCTCCACGATCAAGCTGGTGACGGCGGTCGCCGCGCTCGAGGAGATGGGGCCGGACCACACCTTCCGCACGAAGGTGGTCAGCGGAGCCCCGGGCCAGCTCGTCCTGGTCGGTGGCGGCGACCCCTACCTGGCCGCGAAGCCGGTCGCTCCTGACGACCACACGCCCGCGCCGGCCGACCTCCGGACACTGGCGGCGAGCACGGCGGCCGCGCTGAGGACCGCGGGCACGACGACGGTCTCCCTCGGCTACGACGACAGCCTGTTCACGGGTCCGAGGCTGCACCCGAGCTGGCCGGCGAGCAACACGGCCGAGGGCGTCGTTGCGCCGATCACGGCCCTGTGGGCTGACCAGGGTGCGCAGCCCGACGGCACCGGTGTCGTCGAGGACCCGTCGCTGCGGGCCGCCCAGGTCTTCGCGCAGGCGCTCAAGCGCTCGGGTATCCGGGTGACCGGCGCCCCGCGGCGTACCCAGGCCCCTGCGGGCGCCACCGAGGTCGCCGGGGTGGACAGTGCCCGGCTCGACGAGATCGTGGCCAACGTGATCGCGATCAGCGACAACGACGGCGCCGAGGTGCTGGCCCACCACGTCGGCATCGCAGAAGGTTTCGGCGGGTCCTACAAGGGCGGCGTCCAGGGTGTCGGTGCGGTGATCAGCCGCCTCGGTCACCCGTTCCAACCCGGCGACGTGGTGCTCGACGGCAGCGGGCTGTCGCACGACAACCGGCTCACCGCCGACACCCTCCTGGGCATGCTCGCGCTCGGCGCCGACCCGGCACGCCCCGAGCTGCGCACCGTGGTGACCGCTCTTCCGGTCGCCGGCTTCACCGGGTCGTTGGCCGAGCGCTACGAGAAGGGTCCGGTCGGCGGGCGCGGTCGGGTCGCGGCGAAGACCGGCACCCTCTTGGGCGTCCACAGCCTGGCAGGGGTGGCCACCCCCCAGGACGGCGCCACGTTGTTCTTCGTGTTCCTGGCAGACGAGGTTCCGCTCGAGGACACGCTTGCCGCGCGCGATGCCCTCGACGTCCTGTCCTCGACCCTCGGTGCCTGCATCTGCTCGTGA